One window of Populus nigra chromosome 5, ddPopNigr1.1, whole genome shotgun sequence genomic DNA carries:
- the LOC133694509 gene encoding F-box protein SKIP22-like, giving the protein MKLRLRSVQSKETVKIQVPDSCTLQQLKETLSRAISSSGSSLYLSLNRKDELNTSLPEDSLQSLGITSGDLIYFSVNPKDFSSSGQPLCLGSSSSIQEQVQGHRGNVQEPMPDQSMSFQESKCSDLNMLENQDLFVQGHVGVQANDTNSRETISEISPQMHLLGQKHEIAESDMNGAVTEGHGALGSKTRIRETLETQELTSVEAMDVDPGSVDVGNKRFSEPYFLRRLLRKELGDDGSNYKLLVIAVHAVFIESGFVGFNSISGMRVDGFHLPEEQSSRNLAVSLCYTLPELLDSKVIAETIVLKLQSLGHFVNVYGSLSKGGSGLYHACLDINKFVPAIDFVWENDKNDGMNGSDRSSILYPENEIFEFWKIVKDGLALPLLIDICEKAGLVLPSCLMRLPTELKLKIFELLPAIDVAKMECVCSEMRYLSSNNDLWKQKFVEEFGDGTAAHGTLNWKARFASYWENKKRKRDFNAWRESRQFLPFHVPIRRDPNPLWCPSIIGGDYDRLPGLGIPPYRRPGLGWPQPRHNFSPNCNLGGFSS; this is encoded by the coding sequence ATGAAGCTGAGATTGAGGTCTGTGCAATCTAAAGAAACTGTGAAAATACAAGTGCCGGATTCTTGTACTTTGCAGCAACTAAAAGAAACACTTTCTCGAGCAATATCTTCATCTGGCTCGTCTCTTTATTTGTCTCTTAATAGAAAGGATGAGCTCAATACCTCATTGCCTGAGGATTCTTTGCAATCACTCGGTATTACGTCTGGTGACCTTATCTATTTCTCTGTCAATCCCAAAGATTTCTCATCCTCAGGTCAACCCCTATGTTTAGGTTCTAGTTCCTCTATACAAGAACAGGTTCAAGGTCATCGGGGTAATGTACAAGAGCCTATGCCAGATCAATCGATGAGTTTTCAAGAGTCTAAATGTTCGGATTTGAATATGCTCGAGAATCAAGATTTGTTCGTACAAGGGCATGTTGGTGTTCAGGCTAATGATACCAATTCTCGAGAAACCATATCTGAAATCTCTCCACAGATGCACTTGCTAGGACAGAAGCATGAGATTGCAGAATCAGATATGAATGGTGCAGTTACTGAAGGACATGGAGCTCTGGGTTCAAAAACTCGGATCAGAGAAACCTTAGAGACCCAAGAATTGACCAGTGTAGAAGCTATGGATGTTGATCCTGGATCTGTAGATGTGGGCAATAAGAGGTTCTCTGAACCGTATTTCTTGAGGAGGCTATTGAGGAAAGAATTGGGTGATGATGGTAGCAACTACAAGCTCTTGGTTATTGCTGTTCACGCTGTTTTTATAGAATCTGGTTTTGTTGGGTTCAATTCTATATCTGGGATGCGAGTTGATGGATTTCACCTTCCAGAAGAGCAGTCATCTAGGAATTTGGCAGTGTCACTTTGTTACACTCTTCCTGAACTTTTGGACAGTAAAGTTATTGCTGAAACAATTGTTTTGAAGCTCCAAAGTTTAGGCCATTTTGTTAATGTCTATGGGAGTTTGTCCAAGGGTGGATCAGGGCTGTATCACGCATGTCtggatataaataaatttgtgcCAGCTATAGATTTTGTGTGGGAAAATGATAAGAATGATGGGATGAATGGAAGTGATAGGTCTTCCATTTTGTATcctgaaaatgaaatttttgagTTCTGGAAAATTGTGAAGGATGGTCTTGCTTTGCCATTGTTGATAGATATTTGTGAGAAGGCTGGCCTGGTTCTTCCTTCATGCTTGATGCGCCTCCCAACAGAGCTGAAGCTCAAGATTTTTGAGTTGTTACCTGCTATTGATGTTGCAAAAATGGAATGTGTTTGTTCAGAAATGCGTTACTTGTCTTCGAACAATGATTTATGGAAGCAGAAATTTGTGGAGGAGTTTGGAGATGGGACAGCAGCACATGGAACTCTCAATTGGAAGGCGAGGTTTGCTTCATATTGGGAGAATAAGAAGCGGAAGAGGGATTTCAATGCATGGCGGGAGTCTCGGCAATTTCTGCCCTTTCATGTCCCGATCAGGAGGGACCCTAATCCATTATGGTGTCCTTCAATTATAGGTGGTGATTATGACCGTCTGCCAGGGCTTGGTATTCCTCCTTATCGGCGTCCTGGTCTAGGATGGCCCCAACCTCGTCATAATTTTTCACCCAATTGTAACCTGGGGGGATTCAGTTCCTAG
- the LOC133694452 gene encoding SKP1-like protein 1B has product MSSGRKISLRSSDGESFEVDEAVALESQTIKHMIEDDCADNGIPLPNVTSKILAKVIEYCKKHVETPKSEDRGTNSGDDELKNWDTEFVRVDQATLFDLILAANYLNIKGLLDLTCQTVADMIKGKTPEEIRKTFNIKNDFTPEEEEEVRRENQWAFE; this is encoded by the exons ATGTCGTCTGGAAGGAAGATATCACTCAGGAGCAGCGACGGCGAGTCGTTCGAAGTCGACGAGGCCGTAGCTTTAGAGTCACAGACTATTAAGCACATGATAGAAGACGATTGCGCCGATAACGGAATTCCGTTGCCGAACGTAACAAGCAAGATCTTAGCGAAAGTTATCGAGTACTGCAAGAAACACGTTGAGACTCCGAAATCCGAGGATCGAGGAACTAACAGCGGCGATGATGAGCTTAAGAATTGGGATACTGAGTTTGTTAGAGTTGATCAGGCTACACTTTTTGATCTTATTTTG GCAGCCAACTATCTGAACATCAAGGGCTTGCTGGACCTGACATGCCAGACTGTTGCAGACATGATCAAGGGAAAGACTCCAGAGGAAATCAGGAAGACCTTTAACATCAAGAATGACTTTACAcctgaggaggaggaggaagttCGCCGTGAGAACCAGTGGGCATTTGAATGA
- the LOC133693644 gene encoding pentatricopeptide repeat-containing protein At3g51320, whose amino-acid sequence MARISTRDIFKFRHAILTHHPYLPTPKQITLLSPSSSYSASIKDMPITSYNNPRFELLYSTLNPFHLYQIQAQLITCGLFSLWSPRLLKHFADFGDIDYTIFIFKFIASPGTFVVNNVVKAYSLSSEPNKALVFYFEMLKGGFCPNSYTFVSLFGCCAKVGCAKLGKKYHGQAVKNGVDRILPVENSLIHCYGCCGDMGLAKKVFDEMSHRDLVSWNSIIDGYATLGELGIAHGLFEVMPERNVVSWNILISGYLKGNNPGCVLMLFRKMMNDGIRGNDSTIVSVLSACGRSARLREGRSVHGFIVKKFWSMNVIHETTLIDMYNRCHKVEMARRIFDKVVRRNLGCWNAMILGHCLHGNPDDGLELFKDMVDRAGLGKRDSVHPDEVTFIGVLCACARAGLLTEGKSFFSQMIYNHGLKPNFAHFWCMANLYARAGLIQEAQDILRTTQEEEEDMPLESLVWANLLNSCRFQGNVALGERIANSLIDMEPWNILHYRLLLNVYAVGGRWDDVAMVKDLVKTKMKGRTPGCNLVDLKEIVHNYEVGRLLPERIGELNTQLMKWP is encoded by the coding sequence ATGGCAAGAATTTCAACAAGAGACATCTTTAAATTCAGACACGCCATTCTCACCCATCACCCCTACCTTCCCACTCCAAAACAAATCACCCTCTTGTCACCATCATCTTCATATTCCGCTTCTATAAAAGACATGCCAATTACTTCTTACAACAACCCCAGATTTGAACTCTTATACTCAACTTTAAACCCATTTCATCTTTACCAAATCCAAGCTCAATTGATTACTTGTGGCCTTTTCTCCTTATGGTCTCCTAGACTGCTCAAACATTTTGCAGATTTTGGTGATATTGATTAcactattttcattttcaaatttattgctTCTCCGGGTACTTTTGTTGTAAATAATGTTGTTAAGGCGTATTCGCTTAGTTCTGAGCCGAACAAGGCtcttgttttctattttgagaTGTTAAAGGGTGGGTTTTGTCCAAATAGTTACACTTTTGTTTCGCTTTTTGGGTGTTGTGCTAAAGTCGGATGTGCTAAATTAGGAAAAAAGTATCATGGGCAAGCTGTGAAAAATGGGGTTGATAGGATATTGCCAGTAGAGAATTCCTTGATCCATTGTTATGGCTGTTGTGGGGATATGGGGTTAGCTAAGaaggtgtttgatgaaatgtcGCATAGAGATTTGGTGTCGTGGAATTCGATTATTGATGGGTATGCTACTCTTGGTGAGTTGGGTATTGCTCATGGATTGTTTGAGGTAATGCCTGAGAGAAATGTGGTTTCTTGGAACATCCTGATTAGTGGGTACTTGAAGGGTAATAATCCTGGTTGCGTGCTAATGCTGTTTAGGAAAATGATGAATGATGGGATTAGAGGTAACGATTCGACTATAGTCAGCGTGCTTAGTGCTTGTGGTAGGTCAGCTAGATTGAGGGAAGGACGTTCAGTTCATGGGTTTATTGTTAAGAAGTTTTGGAGTATGAATGTAATTCATGAGACTACATTGATAGATATGTATAATAGATGCCATAAGGTTGAAATGGCACGGAGAATTTTTGATAAAGTGGTAAGGAGGAATTTGGGTTGCTGGAATGCAATGATTTTGGGGCATTGCCTTCATGGGAATCCAGATGATGGACTTGAGTTATTTAAAGATATGGTTGATCGGGCAGGGTTGGGGAAACGTGACTCTGTCCATCCAGATGAAGTTACTTTCATAGGGGTGCTGTGTGCTTGTGCTCGAGCTGGACTGTTGACTGAGGGAAAGAGTTTTTTCAGCCAAATGATTTACAACCACGGTCTAAAGCCAAATTTTGCACATTTTTGGTGTATGGCTAATCTTTATGCTCGTGCTGGACTAATTCAAGAGGCGCAGGATATATTAAGAACCAcacaggaggaggaggaggatatgCCGTTAGAATCCTTGGTATGGGCTAATTTGCTCAATTCATGTCGTTTCCAAGGAAATGTGGCTTTGGGGGAAAGAATTGCGAACTCATTGATAGATATGGAACCTTGGAATATTTTGCATTACCGGCTGCTACTGAATGTTTATGCTGTGGGAGGTCGATGGGATGATGTTGCTATGGTAAAAGACCTGGTGAAAACAAAGATGAAGGGCAGAACGCCAGGATGTAATCTTGTGGACTTGAAAGAAATTGTTCACAACTACGAAGTTGGACGCCTTTTGCCAGAGAGGATTGGTGAACTCAACACACAGTTGATGAAATGGCCGTGA
- the LOC133694164 gene encoding protein FD, producing the protein MLSPTNCEGTSYNNKTKSLRKVSSSISSKSSSTSSSPSIFSPSNNLHCQAQQKAETMEEVWKDISLASLHDHTSTDQELSMTPRLHNISHHHRHHHHHHNNNSPNFILQDFLARPFNKDPPTRMVSIIRDSTPFGSSAPPPATVLSLNSGPGFDFLENSDHRQRPDSQLQSNPISNISSFTSPFEGLDSSPGLPSFCKKRTQESDGSSGDRRHKRMIKNRESAARSRARKQAYTNELENEVEQLLKENARLKRQQEELYLAAAAQLPKKHTLQRTSTAPF; encoded by the exons ATGTTGTCGCCAACAAATTGCGAAGGCACCAGCTACAACAATAAGACAAAGAGTCTCCGAAAAGTCTCATCATCAATATCttcaaaatcatcctccacTTCCTCATCTCCTTCAATATTTTCACCCTCCAATAATCTTCACTGTCAAGCCCAACAGAAGGCCGAAACCATGGAAGAAGTGTGGAAAGACATAAGTCTTGCTTCTCTTCATGACCACACTTCTACAGATCAAGAACTTTCTATGACCCCAAGACTTCACAACATTTctcatcatcatcgtcatcatcaccatcatcataaTAATAACAGCCCTAACTTTATCCTTCAAGATTTTCTAGCTAGGCCTTTCAACAAAGACCCACCAACAAGAATGGTCTCTATTATTCGAGACAGCACTCCTTTTGGCTCTTCAGCGCCACCTCCTGCTACTGTTTTGAGTTTGAACTCTGGCCCTGgctttgattttcttgagaaCTCTGATCATCGCCAGAGGCCTGACTCGCAATTACAGAGCAACCCTATCTCAAATATTTCCTCATTCACTAGTCCTTTTGAGGGTTTAGATTCATCTCCCGGCTTGCCTTCTTTTTGTAAGAAAAGAACTCAAGAATCTGATGGTAGTTCTGGTGATCGCAGACACAAAAGAATGATCAAGAATCGAGAATCTGCAGCTCGTTCTAGAGCTAGAAAACAGG CTTACACAAACGAATTGGAGAATGAAGTTGAACAGttattgaaagaaaatgcaAGACTCAAGAGACAACAAGAAGAG CTATATTTGGCCGCAGCAGCTCAACTACCAAAAAAGCACACCCTACAAAGAACATCAACAGCTCCATTTTGA
- the LOC133694476 gene encoding protein MID1-COMPLEMENTING ACTIVITY 1, with product MATWEHLGEVANVVQLTGIDAVRLIAMIGKAATTARMHKKNCRQFAQHLKLIGNLLEQLKISELKRYPETREPLEQLEDALRRSYLLVNSCQDRSYLYLLAMGWNIVYQFRKAQNEIDRYLRLVPLITLVDNSRVRERLEDIERDQREYTLDEEDRRVQDVILKPDCSGEHTTMLKKTLSCSYPNMCFNEALRKENEKLQLELQRSQAHLDVNQCEVIQHLIEVTEVAAASSLPEKSPSTKSSKKLEPAYSDASENKHSFDDSYSTKSDSHKTSRNTSSVSSRDDLLSSRGSHQHEEWHADLLGCCSEPYLCIKTLFYPCGTFAKIATVAKNRHISSAEACNELMAYSMMLSCCCYTCCVRRELRKTLNITGGFIDDFLSHLMCCCCALVQEWREVEIRGVYGPEKTKTSPPPSQFMES from the exons ATGGCAACGTGGGAGCATCTTGGGGAGGTGGCAAATGTGGTCCAGCTGACGGGCATTGATGCAGTGCGGTTAATAGCCATGATAGGTAAAGCTGCAACTACAGCACGGATGCACAAGAAGAATTGCCGGCAGTTTGCACAGCATTTGAAGTTGATTGGGAACTTGTTGGAGCAGTTGAAGATCTCGGAGCTTAAGAGGTATCCGGAAACGCGGGAACCGTTGGAGCAGCTTGAAGATGCTTTGAGAAGAAGTTATCTTTTGGTCAATAGTTGTCAGGATAGGAGCTATCTTTACTTGCTTGCAATGGGGTGGAACATTGTGTATCAATTTAGAAAGGCACAGAATGAGATTGATCGGTACTTGCGGCTTGTTCCTCTCATTACTCTTGTGGATAATTCTCGAGTCCGG GAGAGACTGGAAGATATTGAAAGGGATCAACGTGAGTACACATTGGATGAAGAGGACAGAAGGGTGCAGGATGTTATCCTGAAACCAGATTGCTCAGGAGAACACACCACGATGTTGAAAAAGACTCTCTCTTGTTCCTATCCAAACATGTGTTTTAATGAAGCACTAAGAAAGGAAAATGAGAAGCTTCAGCTGGAACTACAAAGATCGCAAGCACATTTGGATGTGAACCAATGTGAAGTAATTCAGCATTTGATTGAGGTCACAGAAGTTGCTGCTGCAAGTTCTCTTCCGGAGAAGAGTCCATCAACAAAAAGTTCTAAGAAACTGGAGCCTGCATATTCAGATGCTAGTGAGAACAAACATTCATTTGATGACAGCTATAGTACAAAAAGTGATTCTCACAAAACTTCAAG AAACACTTCCTCAGTTTCATCAAGAGATGATCTGCTGTCAAGTAGAGGTTCACATCAGCATGAAGAATGGCATGCAGATTTACTCGGTTGCTGTTCAGAGCCGTATCTGT gtATAAAGACTTTATTCTATCCTTGTGGTACATTTGCAAAGATTGCTACTGTGGCAAAGAACAGGCATATAT CCTCAGCGGAAGCTTGTAATGAATTGATGGCATATTCAATGATGTTGTCGTGTTGTTGCTATACTTGCTGCGTTAGAAGGGAGCTTCGCAAAACATTGAATATCACG GGAGGGTTTATTGACGATTTCCTCTCGCATTTGATGTGTTGTTGCTGTGCCCTTGTGCAAGAATGGCGAGAAGTGGAGATTCGTGGGGTTTATG GTCCCGAGAAGACAAAAACAAGCCCGCCTCCGTCTCAGTTCATGGAATCTTAA
- the LOC133694510 gene encoding RING-H2 finger protein ATL57-like: MVLKKFVSFVYSFIGLRGHPRIKDAAAAAACRRITVDVPGNVKQGVLESPVGSSSSEIIEAEGEFCCVCLSRLKADEDTSALPCLHRFHKVCIEGWFNNVCRRTCPLCRSSMGGEERSHKREEQFTEEMVEAHKENCLPHKWEKKISITPLLESNPGLLGLGESQTNGRWTTTELFHVDGCNIVLTTPGTSLCFVPIKSQLLYKRNM, translated from the exons ATGGTTCTCAAAAAATTCGTCTCCTTCGTGTACAGCTTCATAGGCCTCAGAGGGCATCCGAGGATTAAAGATGCGGCGGCAGCTGCAGCTTGTAGGAGAATCACAGTGGATGTGCCGGGCAACGTCAAGCAAGGCGTGCTTGAATCTCCTGTCGGATCAAGTTCATCCGAAATCATAGAAGCTGAAGGTGAATTCTGTTGTGTTTGCTTGTCGCGATTGAAGGCAGATGAGGACACGAGTGCTTTACCTTGCTTGCACAGGTTTCATAAGGTATGCATAGAAGGATGGTTTAATAATGTGTGTCGAAGAACTTGTCCGCTGTGCCGGTCGTCCATGGGGGGAGAAGAGAGGTCTCATAAGAGAGAGGAACAGTTCACTGAAGAGATG GTCGAAGCTCATAAAGAGAATTGCCTTCCACACAAGTgggagaaaaaaatttcaataactcCGTTGCTAGAATCCAACCCAGGCCTCCTGGGTCTGGGTGAAAGCCAGACAAATGGCCGCTGGACGACAACGGAGCTGTTTCATGTTGATGGCTGCAACATAGTACTAACTACGCCTGGTACCTCGCTTTGCTTTGTACCAATCAAAAGTCAATTATTGTATAAAAGAAATATGTGa